From one Rosa rugosa chromosome 4, drRosRugo1.1, whole genome shotgun sequence genomic stretch:
- the LOC133706687 gene encoding cytochrome P450 78A9-like, whose product METQLESFWVFAVFSKWKSLSSINTLLALLFMCMAWLTMSFLFWAFPGGPAWGKHHWKKRDHQMTKTLIPGPKGFPVLGSMSLMANLAHRNLTKAADRFGARRLMAFSLGDTRVIITCNPDVAKEILHSSVFADRPIKESAYSLMFNRAIGFAPFGVYWTTLRRIAATHLFCPKQICASEPQRFQLAAEMLSIVAARGFNARKFCVRDVLRRASLNNMMCSVFGRKYELGELNTETEELSQLVEEGYDLLGKLNWSDHLPWLAGLDLQSIRYRCSKLVPRVNGFVSRIIKEHRSQTGRKNHSDFVDVLLSLHGPDKLSDHDMIAVLWEMIFRGTDTVAVLIEWILARMVLHPDIQSKVHAELDRIVGKSRPLTETDIHSMVYLPAVIKEVLRLHPPGPLLSWARLAITDTVVDGYHVPAGTTAMVNMWAITRCPQVWRDPLEFKPERFVSSKDADVGFSVLGSDLRLAPFGSGRRSCPGKSLGLATVSFWVGSLLHEFEWKRADPVDLSEVLKLSCEMANPLTVEVHPRRR is encoded by the exons ATGGAAACACAGCTAGAGAGCTTCTGGGTTTTCGCCGTCTTCTCCAAATGGAAATCCCTGTCTTCCATAAACACACTTCTAGCCCTCCTCTTCATGTGCATGGCTTGGCTAACCATGTCCTTTCTCTTCTGGGCATTTCCTGGAGGCCCAGCATGGGGAAAACACCACTGGAAGAAAAGAGATCACCAAATGACAAAAACGCTCATTCCCGGACCAAAAGGGTTTCCGGTCCTGGGCAGCATGAGCCTCATGGCTAATCTAGCTCACCGCAACCTCACTAAAGCGGCTGATCGGTTCGGCGCACGGCGGCTCATGGCTTTTAGCCTCGGTGACACGCGTGTCATCATCACATGCAACCCTGACGTCGCCAAGGAAATCCTCCACAGCTCGGTTTTCGCGGACCGTCCGATCAAAGAGTCGGCTTACAGTCTTATGTTTAACAGAGCTATTGGATTCGCCCCTTTCGGGGTTTACTGGACTACCCTTCGACGAATCGCCGCTACCCATCTCTTCTGCCCTAAACAAATCTGCGCTTCCGAGCCCCAACGGTTCCAACTCGCCGCCGAAATGCTGTCCATCGTGGCCGCACGTGGCTTTAACGCTCGCAAGTTCTGCGTCCGCGATGTACTGAGGAGAGCTTCTTTAAACAACATGATGTGCTCTGTGTTTGGACGTAAGTACGAACTAGGGGAGTTGAATACGGAAACCGAGGAGCTGAGTCAGCTTGTTGAAGAAGGTTATGATCTGCTGGGAAAGCTTAACTGGTCCGATCACCTTCCCTGGCTGGCCGGTTTAGACCTCCAGAGCATCCGGTACAGATGCTCCAAACTCGTTCCGAGAGTCAACGGCTTTGTTAGCCGTATTATCAAAGAACATCGATCCCAAACTGGCCGGAAAAACCATAGTGACTTTGTCGAcgttcttctttctcttcatgGACCCGATAAGTTGTCTGACCACGACATGATAGCAGTACTTTGG GAGATGATATTCAGAGGAACGGATACTGTGGCGGTTCTGATAGAGTGGATCCTTGCGAGAATGGTGCTCCATCCTGATATCCAATCAAAAGTTCACGCCGAGCTGGACCGGATAGTCGGAAAATCACGTCCGTTGACGGAAACGGACATTCACTCAATGGTATACCTGCCGGCAGTGATCAAAGAAGTGCTAAGGCTCCACCCACCAGGCCCACTTCTGTCCTGGGCCCGCTTGGCAATCACAGACACTGTGGTTGATGGTTATCACGTGCCTGCGGGAACCACAGCGATGGTGAACATGTGGGCCATCACGAGGTGCCCACAGGTGTGGCGGGACCCACTCGAGTTCAAGCCAGAGAGGTTTGTGTCATCCAAGGATGCTGACGTGGGCTTCTCTGTGTTGGGGTCTGACCTAAGACTCGCGCCATTCGGGTCCGGCAGGAGGAGCTGTCCCGGAAAGTCGTTAGGGTTGGCTACGGTGAGCTTCTGGGTCGGGTCGCTTTTGCATGAGTTTGAGTGGAAGCGGGCTGACCCGGTCGACCTCTCTGAAGTGCTCAAGCTTTCATGCGAGATGGCAAACCCTCTCACTGTTGAGGTGCATCCGAGGCGCAGATAA